The genomic region gcctgcccctcctgcccccaggtgGTTCTGATACTTGCTGATGTTTGAAAGCCGCCAGGTCAAAATGATGGGCACTGGGATGTTCTGCCCGGCAGCGTTGGCCAACCTCAGGGCCAGTGGCATGCATTCCCCAAGCAGCACAAACTAGCTAGGGGCTATCAGATATGAGGCAAATAGACCCACTCCAAGGGTCTGCTTCAGATCAAGAAGGAACAGGCAGAGCAAGACAGCAACAGGGGAATAAAACCGAGGGACCCGATTTTAGCAGTAGCTATCCAATTTGCTCCCATGGCGGGAAGTCTCCCCTGGTAACTGTGGGACTTTGAACATGTCCTTCATTTGAATCCTGCTCACGTCTCAGCAGAGGGCTGGATGGAAATCTTCTTTCCGACAGGGATGTGCAGACCCTGCgcgagaaaagaaaaggagtctAAAATATAAGAGCCTCAGCAACTGGACCGAAATGGGGATGGGAACGTGTTTATTATGTGAACTTCTTCTGACCCTGCCATCCTGGCGGCACTGTGCGCTGAGGCGGATAAAAGGTTTGCCTGTGTAAACAGAAGAGAGCTGTCTGCACCGAGACCCTCCATAACCCTTTGTGGTCTAAGCAAAATTGCTGTAGACACTTCCCTCACCCTGCCTTCCCTGGAGCCCCAGCTGAGCATATACAAAGGGAGCTCTGTTCCCTGCTCACTTGCAAGAGCTCTGTTGGCTGGGCTTGGTAATGACGTCGAGGGTGAcaatataataatagttaacactCAGTGATGCTTACGACATGCCAGGCACTTCGTTGAGTGGCTTAAAAAACTACTTCTTGTAAGACCTACAACATTCCCATGAAGTGGATGCAGTTCCCGTCCTCCTTTTACAGACGAGGGAAGTGGAGTTCTGACGATTGGAGAGACCTGTCCCAGTCCCCCGGCTGGAGAGTAACGCGGGGCTGGGGTTGCCCTTGGCATCGACCCTGCAATGTCTCCCAACAAGGGCTTATTTCTTAAGGTTGGCTTTTATTGCTCTTTTTCAACAAAGGAAAAGTTATTCAAAGGTGAGAGAACtagattttagagagagaaatccGTTTATCCAAGATGATAAATCTAGGAGGTAGCAAAACTGTGAGCAGAACACAGTTCGTTCACCCACACCATGATGTCCACCGCTGGCTCCTTTGCCTGACCTTCCTGACCGAGGTCAAGGCCCTCTTTCCTGAGAAGCACCACTTGCACCTGTGGAGCTGCCTATGGTTGGTGAGCGGCTATACTGCAGGGCAGTTCCAAGTCTGGACCCAGGAGTTCAACACAACCTGCTTCAACTCCTGGCTCTGACCTTGGGCGAGCTACTTTATCTTTTTCCCTCATTGTCTTTTAGTTTGGGTAGGATTTATGTACACTAAATTCAGTCCTTTCAGTGTACGATGAGCTGTGACAAATGTATACCCATGCTCCCTgcccaccaccacaatcaaggtatAAAATCCCCCAAATGTCCCTGTGCCCTTTGTAGTCAACCCATCTGGCAACCAATGATCTGTTTGCAGTCCCTAtggtttgccttttctagaatattGTATAAATGGGGCCAGTATATAGCCTTTTGAGTCTGGTTTCTTAACGGAATGCTTAATGGAATGCATTTGAGACGTATCCGTGTTGTCATGTGTATAGgtagcttattctttttttactgttgacCAGCAAGGATTTTAATGTAGCAGAAACCAATAGCAGCAACTGGAAATGCCCTGCCAGGCTGTTGAGCACACCGCCTCTCAAGTCTTGGCCTATTATCTTCAAGATGGCACAATTGTCTTGGAGACAGTGGTGGTGAAGGCAACTGGAAAGTAGGTGCACAAATACACCCCTTAGAGACCTTCTCAGATTATCTTCTTAGTGACAGTGGGATTGGGCTAACTAAGAGCCCTGTGGTTTGGGCACTAACATGTCCGTAAGCTAGAGAATCCTGGTATATTCAGGTCATGGCAGTTACGGTCAGAGTCAGAAATCAAACCCAGGACTGTCTAGTTCCAAGTCCAGCCTTTGTTCCACTATTCCAGCAGCTTCCAACCACATTCATGGGAAAGCAAGCACTGCTGGGCCAGACCATGCTGTTCCtcaggtggaggggtggggtgggtagggtGGAGACTGACGGTATGGTAGGAGAACTTTTTGGTGAGGCCTGATGATAACAGAATCCTCAGCAAGGACCATTCCAGAATGTAGCCTGAAGGTCCCATCTCACACCTGCTGGATCCACATCTCCAAAGggcacccaggcacctgtttTGTTTAGCAAGCTTTATGGGGGCTTCTGTTATGTCACCTGCATTGAAAGTTGCTCCAGAGAAGAAATAAGCACATTGTTCTGTCCCCAGGCAGTGGAGAGAATTGGGTAGAATCACATACCTAGATATTCTTTCCCTGTTAGTTGCTTAAGGACATCGATTCTTAGCTTTTCCTCTTTTGGTACAGGCCCTACCAAATTCTCTTGCTCCTTAGTCACCCTCCACTTCAGACTCACAGAAAAGCGTACACAGAGCACATGAAACCACCTgctaaataaaaaagcaagacagcTAGGCTGGGGGCTCATCCTCCTGGTCTGTGTTCCATGGGCGATGGCCAGGAATATGGTCCCCTGGGTCTCTTTGGTTCACCCACCCATGGAAACTTGGCAAATCACATGTATGTTTTGGATATTCAGTGGCTGTTACTCATGGAAATCCTGAATCCACGTGAACACTCTTTCCAAAACCAGATGGAGTTTCCATTCAGAGAAACCTTGGCACCACTTTCCGCCTGAACAATCACAAGTTACAGGCAGGACCTGGGAGGGCTTCATGAAAGTGGTGGCTGGCACTGCAGACAGGGATCAACTAGGGAAGGAGAGGATGCCCCTGGCTGGCATTTCCCTTTCCTGCAAAATGGGGTGGCCCACTGCCTCTAACTCATGGGTCTCAGAGAGGGGTAGGAACCTCCTCTAATTTAAACCTTCCTTGAAGAGTATTGTTTTGCTAAGATATAAGCAGCCCCACTCCAGACATTTAAGGCAGTTTGGCAGCCACTAATAGAACATCCCTAAACCTAACTCCAACAAAAAGGGGAGTATATGAGAAGAATGCAAAACATCTCACAGAATCTAAGAGCGGCTGGGCTTCAGAAAGACTCGAGAAAGATTAGAACCAGGAACCAGAATGACGTGGTTATGACATCGCCACTCTCTTCTTTCCCATCACCCCCTCTCTGGGGCTCACAAATGTCTTTCTGGATATCTCGCTCCCTCAATGTCTCTATCCCTGAATTTCTCTCTCCAAGTTGGCTTTTGTCATCAAGTAGCTGAATGGTGTCTCCAGCCCTAAATCCAAGACAGAATCTGATGGGTCAAGCTTTAGACAAGTTTGTCCCTGGCCCAAAGGGGTGGATAAGGAGAGTCATCCATGCAGATTAATGGATCCCACCAGAGTTAATGGGTCCTGGCATTATCTGCttatctctctgtttcttcacGCACTAGATTCCTTGagggccagcccccagcccctagcAGGTGCTCTGGCTGCACTGGAGATCGTTGCAGAGACAAGCATCTTGTGCAATCCCAGGTGACTTTCATTCTGACAGAGAAAACAGACACTAAATAGCCATGCAGATACCTTTTCTCCAGCCAgctcttcacattttatttccaaattatgtGCAGAGTACTctatggaagggaaagaaaaagagagagaaacggCCCCCCACCCAGATATAATGAATTATTGtgaattgttaacattttaaaaatcagtgcatAATGGGCATCTATGCAGACTGGGTGCCTGTAAGTTCTGGATCTCCGAGGTTTCCTTGTTTGCATGGGGCACAGAtaagccccaccccctgcctaAAGCCTTTACCTGGCTCCAGCTCCCTGGCCCAACAAAACACCCCAGGAGAAAAGCTATAACCATTGAAGCAGACAGAAGGGCCTTTTATGAAGAGAAatgcccctccctgccagcctgTGCCACCTCTCCCCTCCAACCCACCGTCCCTGCTTCTCACCTCACAATAATGGCAGCCACTGctgggctttggggaggtgaGCATTTCTGTTAAGAACAGATCTAAGAAACATCTACTTGCCACTAGGaggtttttcattttgtcttgttCTGGGTGGCGGGATGGAGGTGGAGGGACTTGCCTattgcctttttgtttgcttgtttcaatTTACTCACAAGCTATTTCAAACATACCAAAAATAGTACAATGGACACTCCCATGCACTTACACGTAGTTAATCAACTATGATGATTAAATAGATACCAATATTTAGATACTTCTAATTCAGAACCTCCCCCTTCTGGCACGCGCTCTTTCCTAAAGAAATAAGATGTTATTAATCCCACTGAAGATGACTTCCATCTCTTCCTCTGCATTCCACCTCAGGGCATTCGACACATGTTCCgtaatttttactatatttgtaGCATCCATAAGCAATATAAACTgccattttgtgtttttacaaTATGCACCAACAGTATTGTGTGCATTTCATTTTGCAAATTGCCTTTCCTGCTCCACATTATGTCttctgagatttatccatgtcGTTGCCTAGAAATATTGCTCATTACATTAACGGCGTATTCTCTTGTTTGCAGAAACCCCAGGTTATCCATTTTCCTGCTGGAAAGCCACTAAGCAAgtggttttcacatttttgtaaAAAGTGGCTTCagtaaacatatttatattatgcCTTGTTAGGCACATGGTCACGAGTTTCTGGAGGGCAGACAGCTAGTCGTGAAATTGCTGTGTAGGTGCTCGCTGTCTAGGTAAATTTTTAGAAGGTTACAACGGCTCTTCTGTCACTTCCTCAACAGTGACATGGGACCCCAGTTTATGATTCTGAGGGTCCCTCGTAGAGAAAGTGTGAGAacttagaatttttaattaatttatttatttattttgagagagcatgacggggggagggtcagacagacagggagagagagaatccctaccaggctccgcactgtcagtgtggaacccaacacggggcttgaacccacgaaccatgagatcatgacctgagccgaaatcaagaatcagatgcttgaccaactgagccatgcaggcgcccatgagcacttagaatttttaaataataattatagagTTCTTCTAAtaccttaaaagagaaaaaacacgTGTCACTAATTGTTACAGAACTTAGACCAGTGATATAATGGAAATTGTGGCATTTTAGAAGGTTCCTTACCCTGAAGATGATTGATCTGGATAGCTCTGCCTGCTCTGTGTGCCCCTGGACCCCTTACCTCCCAGTGACCATTTAGAATGTGACCCTTTCTCAACTCAGGTCCCAAACCCACaggccttccccttcccctgcccccaaactTCTTGGAGCCCAGACTGTGTATGGATCCAGTTGGGGCCATCTCCCGGCTGACAGTGCCTGTCCTCCTTGCCTGAGAATGCCTCAGGTTGCTGATCGGATTGGCAAAAGCTCGGCAGGGAGGATGCTTATATTCGAGGTCCATAGATTTTCTtacctttcctttcttatttcctccctttttttttttttttgtagtttcactTAATAATGGAACTATCAATACATCTCCCCACCCATGTAGGAATGCAAAATGTAGACCCCATGTGAAAAAGTACATGCCCCTTTGCTTAACACTCGGGGTCGCtcaacatgtttttgttttaaagttcagTCTGAAAGTCAAGATCTCCAGACCTCATGGCAAAACGTGTAAGGCAGAAGACGAGTCTTATTTGGGGAAATTCCCAATCTTCACAGCCAGCACCATGGAGGACTGAAACCGCACGGTTTGCTCTGTAAATCTGCACCATGGCAGCTAGCAGCTTGGCCCCAGTGCGCCCCCTGGCCGCAGCCTGCAGTCCTGCTTTAGTTTCTTCCTAGCGAGTGCACCTCAAGTGGCAAGGTAGTGCGTCTGAAGACTTGGCTCCAGCCAAGGGCTCAGCATGGGCTCAGCCACCCCCAGAAAGCTAATGAATAGGTAAGGTGCCACATATCTAGAGGATAGAGCAGTGGATGCTGGGGGAAGGGGCTTTCCCTGGATGTTCAGCAGGGCCCAGCCCAGAGGTTCAGTACCTGAAGAGAACATAGCTAGAAGCCTCATCTTTGCAACAAATGGTGATGTGGAAAGTTCTACAGAGAAACGCAGTCACGAAAAATAAGGCGGAAGAGCACATCCGAGTCTCCTTCCAGACCACCCCTCGCTTGCTGTCTGGCTTTGAGGGAATGGcgtaacttctctgagtctcctgCCCTCACTATGGACTTGGGGCGTGTACAATGCCTGGTGCCATGAAGGCCTCGGATATGCTTTCTCCCCACTCGACACTCTGCTTGTGGACCCAAGTGAATGAATACTACAAAGAGGCCGTGGGCCCTGTAGGGGAGGAACAATTTCTCTTCTACCTTTGTAGGGTCTCCAGCTGGGCCTAAGAACTAAACTGACATAAGGCAGACTAAGAGGAGAAAGGTGGACAAATTGTACTAAAATTCCATGTGAACCTGGGAGCCTTCACAAGAAAATAAGGACCCAGGGAAGTGACCAGAGCAGAAAGCTTATAGAtgttttagacaaagaaacaataacttTGTGAAGAAATGACAGGGCAAAGGGCTCTGGGCTTGAGATGGTAAATTGTGGGGTAGCAActagatctggggtgggggggaaagctGGTGGAAAGTAAGGGTCATTTTGGTAAATTTGTTTGTACAGATCCATTTTGACATTGGTTCCCAGTACCTACTTAGTGATAAGGACATTCTTCTCTTGCTGGTACAGGGAAGGCACCTCTCTCATAGGGAATTTCATGGTGTTTCTAGGTAGGAAAGGGGACGTCTGAGAGCCTTTCCTGCATCTGCTATTTCTCaagccttcagctcaaaataatcagtatgccaGGGGCAcctctcggctcaggtcatgatctcacagtctgtgagtttgagccccgagtcgggctctgtgctgacagctcggagcctagagctggcttcaaattctgtgtctccctctctctctgccccttccccgttcatgctctgtctctctcactctttctcaaaataaataaacatttaaaaaatcagtatgcCAAAGTGACATATTTGGGGTGGCATGTCCTGAATTTCTTCGTGTTCAAACACACGTTTTCCAAGTAGTCACCtacagaatatttcattttatactccCAAGTCAGCTCTAACACCACCTGGGCAGTTTATAGCAGAGGAGTTTGGCAGCGAGGGGGTGAAGACTCTGAAGCCAGATTCCTGGGTTCGACCACTTACTAGCTACCTGGCCTTAGaaaagtttccttatttttttaaaaatttttattttatttattttgagagacacagacacatcacgagcaggggaggggcagagagagggagggagagagaatcccaagcaggctccacagtgtcagcacagagcccagtgtggggctcgaactcatgaactgtgagatcatgacctgagctgaaaccaagagtcggatgctcaactgactgagccacccgggctccccaaaagtttccttattagtaaaatgggaatagaagCAGTAGTACCAACCTCAGAATTAAATCAGTTAATTTgtgttcctggcacacagcactCAGTAATGGTATCGCtttatcaaaatactaatagcTGTTATACTAATGAGCCCATCCATTTCTCAGGGGCCAAGTGTGTATTATGGCTGTGGCCCTAGTGACACAAAGGTGAGCAAGTCATTCTCTGCTTCCCAAGGGCTCCTGGTCACTgcgaaggggggggaggggaatgggccAGTGACCAGACAGACCATGGCAAGGCTGGGGCAATGGGACAGCACATGGTGCTGGGGAGCTAGAAGAGAAATGGGGAGGAGCCTGGAGAGCACTGGAGAGACTTCTGGTTCTTTAAAGATGGGGAGAAGTTAGCTAGATGCTGGGGAGACTGCtgtgaataaaacaaagttcTGCTCCCACGATGATTCGCCAACATATCCCACTTACCACATGCCCCGTACTTTTCTGCATGCGTTATGCTTGTTAACTAGTAGGTCCACTtgccactctaacctcctttttccGTTTGGACTAACCGGAGAGCAGACAAATCTGGTGACTTGGCCAGACTGGTCAAGTCCcaaggagcagagctgggattcacaccAGGAAGTCTGGCCGCCGCTGTCTGGCCTCAACCACTCTGCTGTGTCGCCCTAGAGGAGCTTGCTCACATTCTCACGACCTACTCCGGGAGCTacaagtggggttttttttggctgCAGTGAGGCGTCAAGCACGGCAGGCGTGTCAAGGCCAGCCTGTGAGGGTCCTCGGCCCccaggctggggggctggggcttTACCCTGCATGCTGGGTACAGGATGGCTTGGAAAGGGCAAGGGGGACGCGGGGAGAACAGCCTCCCCGCGCCTACCGTAAGCTGTATCGAGAATCCAGACCAGGGATGACAATGGACAGGAATGGATGCAGGGAAGGGGCGGCTCGCGCGGCCGAGGAGGCAGGCCTGCGGCGCGGGGTGGCGGTCGCCCGGCCGGCCAATGGCGTGGGACTGGGCGGCGGCCCCTCCCGCGGGGCGGGGGCCTGGAGGGCGGGGCGCGCTGCGGGCTAGCCGGGTACCAGCGCTGCCGCATCCCTGCGCGCTCCCCGCCCCCGCGCCGCTCCAGTTCCCGCAGCCCGCGGCGGCGTCCCGGCGAGGCCTGGCAGGTCCATCCCGAGCGCGGCTCTGTCCAGTTGGGTGCGTGAGAGACTGCGGCGGGGAAGGGGCGGCTCTGTTCGGTCTCGTCTGGACCGGTGAGGGGCTGGGCCCTCGACCGGGTTCCGATCCCGCGGGGAGGGTGGTGACGGGCGCTCGGATCGCCCCAGAGTGGgctgcccagggctgggctgggagtgGGGTCTTGGCGCTCGAGCTGCGCTGGGACCTGGTCGTGAAGGGGCAGTTCTCGAac from Panthera uncia isolate 11264 chromosome D1, Puncia_PCG_1.0, whole genome shotgun sequence harbors:
- the LOC125929108 gene encoding uncharacterized protein LOC125929108 — its product is MPPSPEQRQSLVPNARGAPPTPPITPPPPPVRELPLHDQVPAQLERQDPTPSPALGSPLWGDPSARHHPPRGIGTRSRAQPLTGPDETEQSRPFPAAVSHAPNWTEPRSGWTCQASPGRRRGLRELERRGGGERAGMRQRWYPASPQRAPPSRPPPRGRGRRPVPRHWPAGRPPPRAAGLPPRPREPPLPCIHSCPLSSLVWILDTAYGRRGEAVLPASPLPFPSHPVPSMQGKAPAPQPGGRGPSQAGLDTPAVLDASLQPKKTPLVAPGVGRENVSKLL